The following proteins come from a genomic window of Aequorivita marisscotiae:
- a CDS encoding exodeoxyribonuclease III: MKIISYNVNGIRAAMRKGFIDWLKAANPDVVCLQETKANFDQVEIEQIEDAGYPYHYWHSAVKKGYSGVAIFSKIKPNHVEYGTGIEYMDYEGRNIRVDFNDVSVMSLYLPSGTNIARLEHKFKFMADFQKYVDKLKKEIPNLVICGDYNICHEAIDIHDPVRNKNVSGFLPVEREWLDRFMKSGFIDSFRHFNKEPHNYTWWSYRANARNNNKGWRIDYNLVSKPLLDNLKRAVILPDAMHSDHCPHLVELEF, encoded by the coding sequence ATGAAAATAATCTCATACAACGTAAACGGAATTCGCGCCGCAATGCGCAAAGGATTTATTGATTGGCTTAAAGCCGCAAACCCCGATGTTGTTTGCCTTCAGGAAACTAAAGCAAATTTTGATCAAGTTGAAATTGAACAAATTGAAGACGCTGGTTACCCGTATCACTATTGGCACAGCGCGGTAAAAAAAGGCTACAGCGGGGTGGCCATTTTTTCAAAAATAAAACCAAACCACGTTGAATACGGCACCGGTATAGAATATATGGATTATGAAGGAAGAAACATCCGTGTAGATTTTAACGATGTTTCCGTGATGAGTTTGTATTTGCCAAGCGGAACAAATATTGCCCGTTTGGAACATAAATTTAAATTTATGGCCGATTTTCAAAAATATGTTGATAAGCTGAAAAAAGAAATACCAAACTTGGTTATTTGTGGCGATTACAATATTTGTCACGAAGCCATTGATATTCACGATCCCGTTCGCAATAAAAACGTTTCTGGCTTTTTACCAGTAGAAAGGGAATGGTTAGATAGGTTTATGAAAAGTGGGTTTATTGATAGTTTTCGCCATTTTAACAAAGAGCCGCACAATTACACCTGGTGGAGCTACCGCGCCAATGCCCGAAACAATAACAAAGGTTGGCGTATAGATTACAATTTGGTTTCAAAACCGTTGCTGGATAATTTAAAACGCGCCGTAATCCTGCCCGATGCAATGCACAGCGACCATTGTCCGCATTTAGTGGAACTTGAATTTTAA
- a CDS encoding NADP(H)-dependent aldo-keto reductase, with translation MKYTILPNTNLKISKLCLGTMTWGQQNIEAEAHDQLDFAIEKGINFIDCAEMYPVPANPKTQGRTETYIGNWFAKKKNRENLVLATKIAGPSRNMDHIRQPLDFSKNSLENALHNSLKRLQTEYIDLYQLHWPERNTNYFGQRDYSHKPNEEWRDNFAEILSNLEEFVKAGKIRYFGLSNETPFGVMRCLEETRKGKLKVVSVQNPFNLVNRKDEIGLSEILQRENIGYLPYSPLGFGTLTGKYLNGTADKNSRINQFKQYSRYSNANAVQATEKYFEIAKNNNLSFAQMALAFILQKKFVTAPIIGATAITQLSENIESINVSLSKEILKEINAVHSQIPNPAP, from the coding sequence ATGAAATACACAATCCTCCCAAATACAAATTTAAAAATCAGCAAACTCTGCCTCGGCACCATGACCTGGGGCCAGCAAAACATTGAAGCCGAAGCCCACGATCAGCTGGATTTTGCCATTGAAAAAGGCATCAATTTTATTGATTGCGCCGAAATGTATCCCGTGCCCGCCAATCCTAAAACGCAGGGAAGAACCGAAACTTATATTGGCAATTGGTTTGCGAAAAAAAAGAATCGCGAAAACTTGGTTTTAGCCACCAAGATTGCTGGCCCGAGCCGAAATATGGACCATATTCGTCAACCATTGGATTTCAGTAAAAATTCTTTGGAAAATGCACTGCATAATAGTTTAAAACGGCTGCAGACAGAGTATATAGATTTATACCAACTCCATTGGCCGGAGCGAAACACCAATTACTTTGGCCAGCGGGATTACAGCCATAAGCCGAATGAAGAATGGCGAGATAATTTTGCCGAAATTTTAAGTAATTTGGAAGAATTCGTAAAAGCGGGAAAAATTCGCTATTTCGGGCTCTCCAACGAAACTCCTTTTGGCGTAATGCGTTGTTTGGAAGAAACGCGAAAGGGAAAATTAAAAGTGGTTTCCGTTCAAAATCCGTTTAACTTGGTTAACCGAAAAGACGAAATTGGTTTAAGTGAAATTCTTCAACGTGAAAATATTGGGTATTTGCCTTATTCGCCCTTAGGGTTTGGTACGCTCACCGGAAAATATTTAAACGGAACCGCCGACAAAAATTCTCGAATTAATCAATTTAAACAATACAGTCGCTATAGCAATGCAAATGCTGTTCAAGCAACTGAAAAATATTTCGAAATTGCCAAAAATAACAACCTCAGCTTTGCACAAATGGCTTTGGCTTTTATTCTTCAGAAAAAATTTGTAACCGCCCCAATTATTGGCGCGACGGCTATCACGCAACTTTCGGAAAATATTGAAAGTATTAATGTTTCGCTTTCCAAAGAAATTTTAAAGGAGATTAATGCGGTACACAGTCAAATTCCGAATCCAGCTCCTTAG
- a CDS encoding acyl-CoA dehydrogenase family protein: MSIFSKIKQTINLMQDIDLDALGKLSQKVDLSEIMKTVGELDDRQLAGLMRMLKHKGGKKGQHKLPPIDGDFYDLALKLTPQQRELQIKVRNFMEDEIKPIANEYWNKAEFPFQIIPKMAELNICGLTYEGYGTPYETYVMEGIIAMELARVDVSISTFFGVHSGLAMGSIYICGSEEQKQEWLPKMAKMELIGAFGLTEPEVGSAVAGGLGTTCRQEGDEWVLNGQKKWIGNATFADVTVIWARDEASDQVKGFLVRKGNPGFKAEKIENKMALRTVQNALITMTDCRIPESDRLQKCDSFKDTAKVLRMTRAGVAWQAVGCARGAYEAALKYTKKREQFGKPIASFQLVQNHLVEMVANLTAMQTMCFRLSELQDEGLLTDEHASLAKVFCSMRTRDVVSQAREVMGGNGILLEYDVARFVADAEAIYSYEGTKEINSLIVGRAITGYSAFV; this comes from the coding sequence ATGTCTATCTTTTCTAAAATTAAACAAACTATTAATTTAATGCAGGACATTGATCTGGACGCGCTGGGGAAACTTTCGCAAAAAGTAGATCTTTCCGAAATTATGAAAACTGTTGGCGAGCTTGACGATAGGCAACTTGCAGGATTAATGCGAATGCTGAAACATAAAGGTGGAAAAAAAGGACAACACAAATTGCCGCCCATTGATGGCGATTTTTACGATTTGGCGTTAAAACTCACTCCCCAACAGCGAGAATTACAAATAAAAGTGCGCAATTTTATGGAAGACGAAATAAAGCCGATAGCCAACGAATATTGGAACAAGGCCGAATTTCCGTTTCAAATTATTCCGAAAATGGCAGAATTAAACATCTGCGGACTTACCTATGAAGGTTACGGAACGCCTTATGAAACCTACGTTATGGAAGGCATTATCGCGATGGAATTGGCGCGGGTGGATGTTTCAATTTCAACATTCTTTGGCGTTCATAGCGGCTTGGCAATGGGATCTATTTATATCTGCGGAAGCGAAGAACAAAAGCAGGAATGGCTCCCAAAAATGGCTAAAATGGAACTTATTGGCGCCTTTGGCCTAACGGAACCCGAAGTTGGTTCGGCTGTTGCCGGAGGTTTGGGAACTACCTGCAGACAGGAAGGCGATGAATGGGTTTTAAACGGACAAAAAAAATGGATTGGGAATGCTACTTTCGCTGATGTTACTGTAATTTGGGCACGCGACGAAGCTTCCGATCAAGTGAAGGGATTTTTGGTTAGAAAGGGAAATCCGGGTTTTAAGGCTGAAAAAATTGAAAACAAAATGGCACTTCGAACCGTGCAAAACGCACTGATAACTATGACCGATTGTCGTATTCCCGAAAGCGACCGACTTCAAAAATGCGATTCGTTTAAAGACACTGCCAAAGTATTGCGAATGACGCGCGCAGGAGTGGCTTGGCAAGCAGTGGGTTGCGCTCGAGGCGCTTATGAAGCAGCTCTAAAATACACCAAAAAACGCGAACAGTTTGGAAAACCGATTGCTTCTTTTCAATTGGTGCAAAATCATTTAGTTGAAATGGTTGCCAATCTTACGGCAATGCAAACTATGTGTTTCCGTCTATCCGAATTGCAGGATGAAGGTTTACTTACCGATGAACACGCTTCGTTGGCAAAAGTATTTTGCAGTATGCGAACCCGCGACGTAGTGAGCCAAGCCCGCGAAGTGATGGGCGGCAACGGAATTTTACTGGAGTACGACGTTGCCCGTTTCGTAGCAGATGCCGAAGCAATTTACAGTTACGAAGGCACCAAAGAAATCAATTCGTTAATTGTGGGTCGAGCCATTACCGGTTATAGTGCGTTTGTGTAA
- a CDS encoding M23 family metallopeptidase, producing the protein MNLNFFLIIILFIIIASGCKQVRKAADVFVQPTAREVYERNFSKNDSLLVNWNKAFERAKQDSIQITLPYSESGVFSKENFNVYSYNIQLKEGERIVVDVEKQADSALVFVDLFQAKNDSLQSFELLESSEIKKPFLSKEIETSGFYKVMVQPQLELQFSFVLKIYTEPIYTFPVSGAGNKNIQSFWADPRDSGSRSHEGVDIFAVRGTPVIAVSNGVISSVGERGLGGKQVWLRDGLFGKIIYYAHLDSIAVSEGKRVKIGDTLGFVGNTGNAQTTEPHLHFGIYKARGAINPLSFIKKTEIQPSEKSSAITKAVNVRNRANIHKGPASVFEQFGSLKKHDTIIVLGKNQNWFHIQIRDSLKGFVNEATLKAVFPN; encoded by the coding sequence ATGAATTTGAATTTTTTTTTAATTATTATCCTTTTCATAATAATTGCCAGTGGCTGCAAACAAGTACGCAAAGCGGCCGATGTATTTGTGCAACCCACGGCCCGCGAGGTTTACGAACGCAATTTTTCAAAAAATGATTCCCTGTTGGTTAATTGGAACAAGGCTTTTGAGAGGGCAAAGCAGGATAGTATTCAAATTACATTACCTTATTCGGAAAGCGGTGTTTTTTCAAAGGAAAATTTCAATGTTTACAGCTATAACATTCAGTTGAAAGAAGGCGAACGCATTGTGGTTGATGTGGAAAAACAAGCTGATTCTGCCTTGGTATTTGTAGATCTCTTTCAGGCGAAGAATGATTCGCTTCAATCTTTTGAACTTTTAGAAAGCTCGGAAATAAAAAAGCCATTTCTGTCAAAAGAAATAGAAACATCCGGATTTTACAAAGTTATGGTCCAGCCGCAACTGGAGTTGCAATTTTCTTTTGTTTTAAAAATTTATACAGAACCAATATACACCTTTCCTGTAAGTGGGGCGGGAAATAAAAACATCCAGAGTTTTTGGGCAGATCCACGCGATTCAGGAAGCCGCTCCCACGAAGGAGTTGATATTTTCGCAGTACGGGGTACGCCGGTGATTGCAGTTTCAAATGGCGTTATTTCTTCGGTAGGCGAGCGCGGTCTGGGCGGCAAACAGGTTTGGCTTCGCGACGGTCTCTTTGGAAAGATTATTTATTATGCGCATTTAGACAGCATTGCAGTTTCCGAAGGAAAAAGGGTAAAAATTGGCGACACTCTCGGTTTTGTAGGCAATACGGGCAATGCACAAACCACGGAGCCACATCTTCATTTCGGAATTTACAAAGCACGCGGAGCAATAAATCCGCTTTCATTTATTAAGAAAACCGAGATTCAGCCCAGTGAAAAATCTTCGGCAATTACAAAAGCTGTTAATGTAAGAAATCGCGCAAATATTCATAAAGGGCCCGCTTCAGTTTTTGAACAATTTGGCAGTTTGAAAAAGCACGACACAATTATTGTTTTGGGAAAAAATCAAAACTGGTTTCATATTCAAATCCGAGACAGTTTAAAAGGTTTTGTAAATGAAGCCACACTAAAAGCCGTATTTCCGAATTAA
- the radA gene encoding DNA repair protein RadA has product MAKTKTTFFCQNCGAQYGKWQGQCNSCKEWNTIAEEVIQKAEKVSWKSSENASKRVAKPQRISEISTQAEARLNTKNNELNRVLGGGLVPGSLTLLGGEPGIGKSTLMLQIALQLPYKTLYVSGEESAQQIKMRAERIQPISENCFILTETKTQNIFRNIEEIEPDIVVIDSIQTLHTDHIESTAGSISQIRETTAELIKFAKETATPVILIGHITKDGNIAGPKILEHMVDTVLQFEGDRNHIYRILRANKNRFGSTNELGIYEMQGSGLREVSNPSEILISKNDEDLSGTAISATLEGMRPLMIEIQALVSSAVYGTPQRSATGYNAKRLNMILAVLEKRAGFKLGAKDVFLNVTGGITVDDPAIDLAVVAAVLSSNIDIAIDKRLCFAAEVGLAGEVRPVTRVEQRIMEAEKLGFTSIVISKYCKIPKNNFHINIIKVAKVHDVVHHLFG; this is encoded by the coding sequence ATGGCTAAAACAAAAACAACATTTTTCTGCCAAAACTGCGGTGCCCAATACGGCAAATGGCAGGGGCAGTGCAATTCGTGTAAAGAGTGGAATACCATTGCCGAAGAAGTAATCCAAAAAGCCGAAAAGGTAAGTTGGAAATCTTCCGAAAACGCCTCAAAAAGAGTGGCAAAACCACAGCGTATTTCTGAAATATCAACACAAGCCGAAGCCCGTTTAAACACAAAAAACAACGAATTAAATAGAGTTCTTGGCGGCGGATTGGTTCCAGGTTCCCTAACGCTTTTGGGCGGCGAACCCGGCATTGGGAAAAGTACGTTAATGCTGCAAATTGCTTTGCAACTTCCGTATAAAACGCTTTACGTTTCGGGCGAAGAAAGTGCCCAACAAATAAAAATGCGCGCCGAACGTATTCAACCTATTTCCGAAAACTGTTTCATTTTAACCGAAACAAAAACGCAGAATATTTTTAGAAATATTGAAGAAATTGAACCAGATATCGTGGTAATCGATTCTATTCAAACTTTACACACAGACCATATTGAAAGCACTGCGGGCAGTATTTCGCAAATTCGGGAAACCACGGCCGAACTTATAAAATTTGCAAAGGAAACCGCAACTCCGGTAATTTTAATTGGTCATATAACTAAAGATGGAAATATCGCTGGCCCAAAAATTTTGGAGCATATGGTAGATACCGTGCTGCAGTTTGAAGGCGACCGAAACCATATTTACAGAATCCTCCGAGCCAACAAAAATCGTTTTGGAAGTACAAACGAACTCGGTATTTACGAAATGCAGGGCAGTGGTCTTCGCGAAGTTTCCAACCCTTCGGAAATACTAATTTCAAAAAATGACGAAGACTTAAGCGGAACCGCAATTTCTGCTACTCTGGAAGGTATGCGCCCCTTGATGATAGAAATTCAAGCCTTAGTAAGCAGCGCAGTTTATGGTACACCACAACGCAGCGCCACGGGTTATAACGCCAAACGGCTGAATATGATTTTAGCAGTTTTGGAAAAACGCGCCGGTTTTAAACTTGGTGCAAAAGATGTATTTTTAAACGTAACCGGAGGAATAACCGTTGACGATCCCGCAATAGATTTAGCGGTAGTTGCCGCAGTACTTTCCTCAAATATTGATATTGCTATAGATAAGCGCCTTTGCTTTGCCGCGGAGGTTGGCCTTGCCGGCGAGGTACGTCCCGTAACCCGTGTGGAGCAGCGCATTATGGAAGCCGAAAAACTTGGTTTTACTTCCATAGTAATTTCAAAATACTGCAAAATCCCAAAGAATAACTTTCACATAAATATTATTAAAGTAGCCAAGGTGCACGATGTGGTGCATCATCTTTTTGGGTAA
- a CDS encoding sensor histidine kinase: MIRLFLTMLFLCVFSMHTNAQRYQFKKYKAEEGLITNETFAILQASDYRIWISTTSGLSSFNGKTFTNYTTEDGLASNIIFSLFEDSKGRIWVGTLDNGVSYIENGKITNPKGVNFDALGAVTAMLESSDGLMYIFFVQGIAIFKDGKLHDLLKNDSKNRVEGIQNAAWYDDNTIYLASTKLGIYKMTLNPLKIENIFNEKSGINNICYSVLVDDAKNIWVGAYGELYKITNDKLQLFKFNPDDFDKNRIYGILEANENEFYLSFEGNGIGIFNKNTGHLEIINEAQGLPSKYIYQTIKDYEGNLWMTSYGEGIIRFRDTAFKIYDDSQGLATVNDIVEWNGKVVMATNEGVAILDDSQTIRQITKNGPIKNLFVTEEDNLLYNTGKAVFEHTNNKPSSKLVDEGDYNLIFKKQDKTFLFGTNTIKVRTKDSIYFINSKRSIGIEPIGNRYLLCKVSGLFQIKNKKLDTIHGLSPISNNNFRSISTVTKTEVLAGSEKKLYHISLQNDQFKIQTFNMNRFSGLKYFRALEVDGNDLWLAGRDVLIKVDLPNLLQNDSIVAKYYHTIPHFLANDIDFNSLLVTKDKTVLATSLDGVIAFNENKFTANNKPPKLNLPEILLFSEPLIDSLYSTEKSIVLPYQKNYLSFSMEAITFTNPENVKYKYRMIGLRDENQWSEPIADNNVVFSYLPPGKYTFEFTADNGYGKWQTQPYQYSFEIKVPFWKTWLFWVTVVSIITASVFVFFSYRSKLARKRNEAYTHNLIKAQEEERTRVARELHDSVGQKLMLLTKKTKNIKNQDMETLASSTLDELRSISRGLHPANLERLGPTAAIKNMINEVDANTNIFFTHQIDDIDNLITKEASLHLYRIIQEVLNNMVKHAEAKAGSVSIKKRNNTIQATIADNGKGFEVSEMIKTSASLGMKTLRERAKILNSKIDIKSQLKKGTKITLTIPI, from the coding sequence ATGATACGCTTATTCCTCACAATGTTATTTTTGTGTGTATTCTCGATGCATACAAACGCGCAGCGATATCAATTTAAAAAATATAAAGCCGAGGAAGGATTGATAACCAACGAAACCTTCGCCATACTTCAAGCGAGCGATTACAGAATTTGGATAAGTACTACTTCGGGATTAAGCAGTTTTAACGGCAAAACTTTTACAAATTACACAACCGAGGACGGTCTCGCTTCCAATATAATTTTTAGTCTTTTTGAAGATTCTAAGGGTCGCATCTGGGTGGGCACCTTAGATAATGGCGTTAGTTATATTGAAAATGGTAAAATTACCAATCCAAAAGGCGTAAATTTTGACGCCTTGGGAGCCGTAACCGCTATGTTGGAAAGTAGCGATGGTTTAATGTATATATTTTTTGTACAAGGCATTGCTATTTTTAAAGATGGCAAACTGCACGATTTGTTAAAAAATGATTCTAAAAATCGGGTTGAAGGTATTCAAAATGCAGCGTGGTATGACGATAACACTATATATCTAGCTTCTACCAAATTAGGGATTTACAAAATGACTTTAAACCCGCTTAAGATTGAAAATATTTTCAACGAAAAGAGCGGCATTAATAATATTTGTTATTCCGTTTTGGTAGACGATGCAAAAAATATATGGGTAGGGGCTTATGGCGAATTGTATAAAATTACCAATGACAAGCTTCAGTTATTTAAATTTAATCCTGACGATTTTGATAAAAACCGGATATACGGCATTTTAGAAGCGAATGAAAATGAGTTCTATTTAAGTTTTGAGGGAAATGGCATTGGAATTTTTAATAAAAACACCGGGCATTTAGAAATTATAAATGAGGCTCAGGGCTTGCCTTCAAAATACATTTATCAAACTATTAAAGATTATGAAGGCAATCTTTGGATGACTTCATATGGCGAAGGAATTATCCGTTTTAGAGATACAGCTTTTAAAATTTACGATGACAGTCAAGGGTTGGCTACTGTAAATGATATTGTTGAATGGAACGGAAAGGTGGTGATGGCCACAAACGAAGGGGTTGCTATTTTGGATGATTCCCAAACAATTAGACAAATAACAAAAAATGGCCCTATAAAAAATCTTTTTGTAACAGAAGAAGACAACCTACTATACAATACCGGTAAAGCCGTTTTTGAACATACAAATAATAAACCAAGTTCAAAATTAGTAGATGAAGGCGATTATAATTTAATATTTAAAAAGCAAGACAAAACCTTTCTGTTTGGTACAAATACAATAAAAGTCCGCACCAAAGATTCAATATATTTTATAAATTCTAAAAGATCTATAGGCATTGAACCAATTGGCAACCGTTATTTGCTTTGCAAAGTAAGTGGTTTATTTCAAATAAAAAATAAAAAATTAGATACAATCCACGGTTTAAGCCCGATTTCAAACAATAATTTTAGGAGCATATCTACTGTCACTAAGACTGAAGTGCTAGCTGGTAGCGAAAAAAAATTATATCACATTAGCCTGCAGAACGACCAATTTAAAATACAAACTTTTAATATGAATCGGTTTTCTGGTTTAAAATACTTTAGAGCTTTAGAGGTAGATGGTAACGATTTATGGTTAGCCGGAAGGGATGTTTTAATTAAAGTAGATCTCCCAAATTTGCTGCAAAATGATTCAATTGTCGCAAAATATTACCACACCATACCTCATTTTTTAGCAAACGATATAGATTTTAATTCCCTGCTTGTTACAAAAGATAAAACAGTATTGGCCACTTCATTAGACGGTGTTATAGCTTTTAACGAGAATAAATTTACAGCTAACAATAAGCCGCCAAAACTAAATTTACCCGAAATTTTATTGTTTTCAGAACCGTTGATCGATAGCTTGTATAGTACCGAAAAAAGCATAGTTCTACCCTATCAAAAAAACTATTTAAGTTTTTCGATGGAAGCAATTACGTTTACCAATCCGGAAAACGTAAAGTATAAATACCGAATGATTGGGCTGCGTGACGAAAACCAATGGTCTGAACCTATAGCAGATAACAATGTGGTATTTTCATATTTACCTCCGGGCAAATACACCTTTGAATTTACTGCAGATAATGGCTATGGAAAATGGCAAACCCAGCCCTATCAGTATTCGTTTGAAATAAAAGTTCCATTTTGGAAAACATGGCTTTTTTGGGTTACGGTAGTATCTATTATTACCGCTAGCGTATTTGTCTTTTTTTCCTATCGCAGTAAACTAGCGCGTAAAAGAAATGAGGCCTACACGCACAACCTTATCAAGGCACAAGAAGAAGAGCGTACAAGAGTGGCGCGCGAATTACACGATAGTGTAGGCCAAAAACTAATGTTGTTAACCAAAAAAACAAAAAATATTAAAAATCAAGATATGGAAACTTTGGCCAGCAGCACTTTAGATGAACTTCGCAGTATTTCTAGAGGACTGCATCCGGCAAATTTAGAACGTTTGGGGCCTACTGCCGCAATTAAGAACATGATTAATGAAGTAGATGCTAATACCAATATTTTTTTTACACATCAAATAGATGATATAGACAACCTTATAACCAAAGAAGCTTCACTACATTTATATAGAATTATACAAGAAGTACTCAATAATATGGTAAAACACGCCGAAGCCAAGGCCGGTTCCGTTTCTATTAAAAAAAGAAATAATACCATACAAGCAACAATAGCAGATAATGGAAAAGGGTTTGAAGTCTCAGAAATGATTAAAACGAGCGCAAGCCTCGGAATGAAAACATTAAGAGAACGCGCGAAGATTTTAAACTCAAAAATTGATATTAAAAGTCAGTTAAAGAAAGGCACTAAAATAACGCTTACAATTCCAATCTAA
- a CDS encoding response regulator transcription factor has protein sequence MIKKNNISIVIADDHPMILKGLYDELLENNYNVVGQASDGMQALEKILVHNPTIALLDIDMPILTGFDVIKMAKQKEVDTKFIVLSFHKEIEYISQARALQINGYLLKEDSFYEIEECIEEVLNNNVYFSRAFEDSSLKAVSEDIRKMKHLTYSEKIILKLVSQQKSSSEIAKELFISVRTVEKHRSNIITKLDIENTNSNALNTWAYLHRLIIKEL, from the coding sequence ATGATTAAAAAAAATAATATCTCTATTGTAATTGCAGACGATCACCCCATGATCCTGAAAGGGCTTTACGACGAATTGTTAGAAAATAATTACAATGTTGTGGGACAGGCTTCTGATGGAATGCAAGCCTTGGAAAAAATTCTGGTTCACAACCCAACCATTGCCTTGTTAGATATAGACATGCCTATTTTAACCGGTTTTGATGTAATTAAAATGGCCAAGCAGAAAGAAGTTGACACTAAGTTTATAGTGCTTTCCTTTCACAAGGAGATAGAATATATATCGCAAGCTAGGGCGCTTCAAATAAACGGGTATTTGCTAAAGGAAGATTCATTTTATGAAATTGAAGAATGCATTGAAGAGGTATTAAATAACAATGTTTACTTCAGCCGGGCATTTGAAGATTCATCGCTTAAGGCTGTTTCAGAAGACATCCGGAAAATGAAACATTTAACGTATTCTGAAAAAATTATTTTAAAATTGGTTTCCCAACAAAAAAGCAGTAGCGAAATAGCAAAAGAATTGTTTATCTCGGTTCGAACGGTAGAAAAGCACAGAAGCAATATTATTACAAAACTAGATATTGAAAATACAAATTCCAATGCACTCAACACTTGGGCCTATTTGCATAGGTTAATTATAAAGGAACTTTAA
- a CDS encoding alpha/beta hydrolase, producing the protein MKSMLIFLVGVLLSNASFSQIIYEEFKSERLDQSRRLKIQLPRNYDTNVDKKYPIVLVLDADYLFEPVAGNVDYFSYWEDMPESIVVGVMQGGSRYFDCAYDDNTFFPDEKGARFFEFLGLELIPYIDKKYRTAKFIIGVGHDFTANFLNYYLFKDPPLLNGYINLSPDLAPMMEERLAERIPQIPGKIFYYLATGTDDIKGLMESSEDLNKQLSSIKNNSFSYYYDNFEGATHYSLGGRGIPNALEKIFSVYRPISKKEYSEVLLKLKTPVIQYLLDKYKVIEDLFGITNNIRVNDFIATATAAEKLKQWESLREIATMAKKQYSETVLGDYYLGRYYEETGEPKKAMKIFQGAFDKEEVDFITIDKLLDRADKIKQDFGY; encoded by the coding sequence ATGAAAAGTATGCTAATATTTTTGGTCGGAGTTTTGCTTAGCAATGCTTCATTCTCACAAATTATTTATGAAGAATTTAAATCGGAAAGACTGGACCAGTCGCGAAGATTAAAAATTCAATTGCCCAGAAATTACGACACGAATGTTGATAAAAAATATCCAATAGTGTTGGTGCTGGATGCAGATTATTTGTTTGAGCCAGTTGCCGGAAATGTAGATTATTTTAGTTATTGGGAAGACATGCCAGAGTCTATCGTCGTTGGAGTTATGCAGGGTGGTTCGCGATATTTTGATTGTGCTTACGACGACAATACATTTTTTCCCGATGAAAAGGGAGCCCGTTTTTTTGAATTTTTAGGGCTAGAACTTATTCCGTACATAGATAAAAAATACCGTACCGCTAAGTTTATTATTGGAGTGGGACACGATTTTACCGCTAATTTTTTAAATTATTATCTCTTTAAAGATCCACCTTTGCTTAACGGATATATTAATTTGAGTCCAGATCTGGCGCCCATGATGGAAGAGCGGCTAGCAGAACGCATACCACAGATTCCGGGAAAAATATTTTACTATTTGGCAACTGGCACAGACGATATAAAAGGACTGATGGAATCATCGGAAGATTTAAACAAACAATTGAGCAGTATAAAGAATAATTCGTTTAGCTATTATTACGATAATTTTGAAGGCGCTACACATTATTCGTTGGGCGGTAGGGGAATACCCAATGCGTTGGAAAAAATATTTTCAGTTTATAGACCAATAAGCAAAAAAGAATACTCGGAAGTATTGCTAAAATTAAAAACGCCGGTTATTCAATATCTTTTAGATAAATATAAAGTTATTGAAGATCTCTTTGGAATAACTAACAATATTCGTGTTAACGATTTTATTGCCACGGCAACCGCAGCAGAAAAATTAAAGCAATGGGAGTCGTTGCGGGAAATTGCAACTATGGCAAAAAAGCAATACTCAGAAACCGTGCTGGGCGATTATTATTTAGGCCGTTATTATGAAGAAACCGGTGAACCCAAAAAAGCAATGAAAATCTTCCAAGGAGCTTTTGATAAAGAAGAAGTAGATTTTATTACAATAGATAAATTATTGGACCGAGCAGATAAAATAAAGCAGGATTTTGGGTACTAA